A window of Synergistales bacterium contains these coding sequences:
- the gatB gene encoding Asp-tRNA(Asn)/Glu-tRNA(Gln) amidotransferase subunit GatB, with translation MTARHEPVIGLEIHIQLATKTKLFCSCSTDYIGATPNSNVCPLCLGLPGTLPVPNGQAVMYAVRTALALGCTINERTIFHRKNYFYPDLPKAYQISQYDLPLAEHGAIVLTDSDGSERRIRIKRLHLEEDAGKLVHSAADGRLAGSGSSLVDYNRSGVPLAEIVSEPDIASPREAREYVLQLRRLVRYLGVCDGDLESGSLRVDANVSVRTPDGPLGTRTEIKNMNSLRALELGLHYEVERQGHILDDGGHVVQETRHWDDGAGVTRSSRGKEEAHDYRYFPEPDLPPIVVTAAEQESARAELPELPWERVQRYIDREGLSREEAEALSESREVAEYADALMAGGVPAERAGKWVKTEILRVLNEQDIGMAQFPVPADQLALLLKKVEARELSTTAARDVFTAMCKEQVGCDEAIEKAGVATGSVEGERLRGIVEKILSEHPDVLEEIRSGKDKKGKKQRFLQGQVMRETRGQADPGAIAEQLKELLDQ, from the coding sequence ATGACAGCGCGGCACGAACCCGTTATCGGGCTGGAGATCCATATCCAGCTGGCCACGAAGACCAAGCTCTTCTGCAGCTGTTCCACCGACTATATCGGCGCCACGCCGAACAGCAATGTCTGCCCCCTCTGCCTGGGCCTCCCGGGCACGCTGCCCGTTCCCAACGGGCAAGCCGTGATGTACGCCGTCAGAACGGCCCTGGCCCTGGGATGCACCATCAACGAGCGGACCATCTTCCACCGCAAGAACTACTTCTACCCCGATCTGCCCAAGGCCTACCAGATCAGCCAGTACGATCTGCCCCTGGCCGAACACGGTGCCATTGTGCTCACCGACAGCGATGGGAGCGAGCGCCGGATCAGGATCAAGCGACTGCATCTCGAGGAGGACGCCGGGAAACTCGTCCACAGTGCCGCCGACGGACGGCTTGCCGGGTCCGGTTCCTCCCTGGTGGATTACAATCGTTCGGGCGTTCCTCTGGCGGAGATCGTCTCCGAGCCTGATATCGCTTCCCCAAGGGAGGCCAGGGAGTACGTACTGCAGCTCAGGCGTCTGGTGCGCTACCTCGGCGTCTGTGACGGCGACCTGGAGTCCGGTTCGCTCAGGGTGGATGCCAATGTCTCCGTACGGACGCCCGACGGTCCGCTGGGCACCAGAACGGAAATCAAGAACATGAACTCCCTCCGTGCCCTGGAACTGGGCCTGCACTACGAGGTGGAACGACAGGGGCATATCCTCGACGACGGTGGTCATGTCGTGCAGGAGACCCGGCACTGGGATGACGGCGCAGGTGTCACCCGTTCCTCCCGGGGGAAGGAGGAAGCCCATGACTATCGCTATTTCCCCGAACCCGATCTGCCGCCCATCGTTGTGACGGCGGCAGAACAGGAGTCCGCGCGGGCAGAGCTCCCCGAACTCCCCTGGGAGCGGGTGCAGCGGTATATCGACAGGGAAGGACTGAGTCGGGAGGAAGCGGAGGCCCTGTCCGAAAGCAGAGAGGTGGCGGAGTACGCCGACGCGCTCATGGCCGGCGGCGTGCCCGCCGAGCGGGCCGGCAAGTGGGTCAAAACGGAGATCCTCCGGGTTCTGAACGAGCAGGACATCGGCATGGCTCAGTTCCCCGTTCCCGCAGACCAGCTGGCCCTGTTGCTCAAGAAGGTGGAGGCCAGGGAGCTGTCCACCACAGCGGCTCGGGACGTCTTCACAGCCATGTGCAAGGAGCAGGTAGGTTGTGACGAGGCCATCGAGAAGGCTGGCGTCGCGACGGGGAGCGTGGAAGGCGAAAGACTCCGGGGTATTGTGGAGAAGATCCTGAGCGAACACCCCGATGTGCTGGAGGAGATCCGGTCCGGCAAGGACAAAAAGGGCAAAAAACAGAGGTTTCTGCAGGGCCAGGTGATGCGGGAAACCCGGGGCCAGGCGGACCCCGGGGCCATAGCGGAGCAGTTGAAAGAGCTGCTCGACCAATGA
- a CDS encoding type III pantothenate kinase — protein sequence MLLVLDVGNTHTVLGIFRDREVVAHWRLSSQQRTGDELSVYLLNLLQIAGVTRGEIGAAVISSVVPPLEVAWRDGIYACLGIAPIRVNASYVPLEIHYDSPAEVGADRLVNAFAGRECYGAPLVIVDFGTAVTLDVLSPEGAYLGGAIAPGLNVGVEALFGKTARLPRVALETPEKTIGTNTMGSIQSGILFGYAGLIDGLVRRIWKELGTETRVVATGGQAEVVVPHTETVEHTDPWLTLEGLRLIYAHAERND from the coding sequence ATGCTACTTGTGTTGGATGTGGGGAACACCCATACGGTGCTTGGCATCTTCCGCGATCGGGAGGTGGTGGCGCACTGGCGGCTCAGCTCGCAGCAGCGGACAGGCGACGAGCTGTCTGTCTATCTGCTCAACCTCCTGCAGATCGCCGGTGTCACCCGCGGGGAGATCGGGGCTGCGGTGATCTCCAGTGTGGTGCCCCCGCTGGAAGTGGCCTGGCGGGACGGGATCTACGCCTGTCTCGGCATTGCGCCGATCCGGGTCAACGCTTCCTATGTGCCCCTGGAGATACACTACGACTCGCCGGCCGAGGTGGGCGCCGATCGACTGGTCAACGCCTTCGCCGGCAGGGAATGCTACGGTGCGCCGCTGGTGATCGTCGATTTCGGCACCGCCGTTACGCTGGATGTGCTTTCGCCGGAGGGCGCCTATCTCGGCGGCGCCATCGCTCCGGGGCTCAACGTCGGTGTGGAGGCGCTCTTCGGCAAGACCGCACGGCTGCCCAGGGTGGCCCTGGAAACCCCCGAAAAGACCATCGGCACCAACACCATGGGGTCGATCCAGTCGGGGATCCTCTTTGGGTACGCCGGTCTCATCGACGGGCTGGTGCGTCGCATCTGGAAGGAGCTGGGGACAGAGACGCGGGTTGTCGCCACCGGGGGACAGGCCGAGGTGGTGGTGCCCCATACGGAGACGGTGGAACACACCGATCCCTGGTTGACCCTGGAAGGACTCCGGCTGATCTATGCACATGCGGAACGGAATGACTGA
- a CDS encoding tRNA-dihydrouridine synthase family protein, whose amino-acid sequence MTEGLCPTTPPWRGGTVGGVAVANPFWLAPLAGISLPAVRAFFRELGVGLVHTEMVSCAGLAHGNRKTREMLPVPGEHPVVLQLFSAEPETMAAGAGLALGWGERPDAVQINMACPVRKVVRRGEGAALLKDPERAFAMVRALREAVPVPVWVKLRLTGDNAPCSTLAFCEGLIANGASHLTVHGRTASQHYSGISDRRAVCRIARALPGMVSGSGDIFTEADAFAHLREGCVAVLLARGVVRDLFLARRLALRLTGAPVRHPAVEERAALLQRLYRRLEGEKGERVAIILMKRFLGGMFKGLPGAVHLRRRIGPMRSRDDLHELLLQWTEYVHEGSGLDGCPGREQQ is encoded by the coding sequence ATGACTGAGGGCCTCTGCCCGACAACGCCTCCCTGGCGGGGCGGAACGGTAGGCGGGGTAGCTGTGGCCAACCCCTTCTGGCTGGCTCCACTGGCCGGGATCAGTCTCCCTGCCGTGCGGGCCTTCTTCCGGGAGCTCGGCGTCGGCCTCGTCCATACGGAGATGGTGAGCTGTGCCGGTCTGGCCCACGGCAACCGGAAGACCCGGGAGATGCTGCCCGTACCGGGCGAACACCCTGTGGTGCTCCAGCTCTTTTCCGCCGAACCGGAGACGATGGCGGCCGGGGCAGGGCTGGCGCTTGGATGGGGCGAGCGGCCCGATGCGGTGCAGATCAACATGGCTTGCCCGGTCCGGAAGGTGGTCCGCCGCGGCGAAGGCGCTGCGCTGCTGAAGGACCCGGAACGTGCCTTCGCCATGGTGCGTGCGCTCAGGGAAGCCGTTCCGGTACCGGTATGGGTGAAACTGCGGCTTACAGGAGACAATGCCCCCTGTTCCACACTGGCGTTCTGCGAGGGACTGATCGCGAACGGGGCCTCCCATCTCACCGTCCACGGCCGGACGGCGTCGCAGCACTACAGCGGGATCAGCGACCGCCGTGCCGTCTGCCGGATCGCCCGGGCTCTTCCGGGGATGGTGAGCGGAAGCGGCGATATCTTTACCGAAGCGGATGCCTTCGCCCACCTCCGGGAGGGCTGTGTCGCCGTGCTTCTTGCCCGGGGCGTTGTCCGGGATCTCTTCCTCGCCAGGCGGCTTGCCCTCCGGTTGACCGGAGCCCCGGTGCGCCACCCGGCGGTAGAGGAGAGGGCGGCGCTGCTGCAGCGTCTCTACAGGAGGCTTGAGGGCGAAAAGGGCGAACGGGTGGCGATCATCTTGATGAAACGCTTTCTTGGGGGTATGTTCAAAGGGCTGCCCGGTGCGGTCCACCTCCGTCGCAGAATCGGTCCGATGCGGAGCCGCGATGACCTGCATGAGCTTTTGCTACAATGGACGGAATATGTTCACGAAGGGAGCGGACTTGATGGTTGCCCAGGACGGGAACAGCAGTGA
- the ligA gene encoding NAD-dependent DNA ligase LigA: MAPREKERRARALREELKEHAYRYYVLDAPTIDDDRYDAMLRELADLEAAYPELRTADSPTQRVGGAPREAFVKVRHAIPMLSLDNVFNDGEVRHFVERVRRELHRDDVVFVCEPKIDGLAVSLLYEDGVFVRGATRGDGTTGEEVTRNLKTLRSLPLSLRTPLSGTLEVRGEVFMTRRDFAALNEAREEREEQPFANPRNAAAGAVRQLDPAITAQRRLQLATYHVVHPEYRGLARQSELLQWLRDAGLPTQGEERCADDVEAVLGYIEEMRGRRFTLPYVTDGVVIKVDALPDWGRLGTTAKSPRWSVAFKYPPEEKRSTVREIFVSVGRTGSLTPVARLEPVHLAGSTVRRASLHNRDELERKDVRIGDTVVVRKAGDIIPEIVCSLSEERKGDEEPFVFPDHCPVCGAEAVRIPGEVAVRCPNRSCPAQLKEGVFHFASRGGMNIIGLGEKIVNQLVEKDMVRDFADLYHLTPEELQGLERMGAVSSEKLVGQIEVSKERSLDHLLYALGIRYVGAKIAATLAGHFRGMEALRGASEEDLLDVEGIGPRIAVSLRAFFEDGQNLQTIRRLKEAGVAMSLPEEHGAEERSLEGMRFVLTGELQSHTRREAQERIEALGGRVIGSVSSRTDYVVAGEKPGSKMTKAQELGVAVLDEQAFLHLLGEA; encoded by the coding sequence ATGGCGCCGCGGGAGAAGGAACGCCGCGCCCGGGCACTGCGGGAGGAACTCAAGGAGCACGCCTACCGCTACTACGTGCTGGACGCGCCGACCATCGACGACGACAGATATGATGCCATGCTCCGGGAGCTTGCCGATCTTGAAGCGGCCTACCCCGAGCTGCGGACCGCCGATTCGCCGACACAGCGGGTCGGGGGGGCGCCCCGGGAGGCCTTTGTCAAGGTCCGGCACGCCATCCCCATGCTCAGCCTCGACAACGTCTTCAACGATGGAGAGGTGCGGCACTTCGTGGAGCGGGTGCGGCGCGAGCTCCACCGCGATGACGTGGTCTTTGTCTGCGAACCGAAGATCGACGGGCTGGCGGTGTCGCTCCTCTACGAGGACGGCGTATTTGTTCGCGGCGCCACCCGCGGCGACGGCACCACCGGCGAGGAGGTCACCCGGAATCTCAAGACCCTGCGCAGCCTGCCGCTTTCGTTGCGCACCCCCCTTTCCGGGACGCTGGAGGTCCGGGGCGAGGTGTTCATGACCCGCAGGGATTTCGCCGCCCTGAACGAAGCGCGGGAGGAGCGGGAAGAGCAGCCCTTTGCCAATCCGCGGAATGCCGCGGCCGGGGCAGTCCGGCAGCTTGACCCCGCCATCACGGCTCAGCGGCGGCTGCAGCTCGCCACCTACCATGTGGTCCATCCCGAATACCGGGGACTCGCACGTCAGAGCGAGCTGCTCCAGTGGCTCCGGGATGCGGGGTTGCCCACCCAGGGAGAGGAGCGGTGCGCCGACGATGTCGAGGCTGTCCTCGGGTATATCGAGGAGATGCGAGGGCGGCGTTTCACCCTGCCCTATGTGACCGACGGGGTGGTGATCAAGGTAGACGCTCTTCCCGATTGGGGGCGCCTTGGGACAACAGCGAAATCACCCCGCTGGTCGGTGGCCTTCAAATACCCCCCGGAGGAGAAGCGCAGCACGGTGCGGGAGATCTTCGTCTCCGTCGGACGGACCGGAAGTCTGACACCGGTGGCCCGTCTCGAACCGGTCCACCTCGCCGGAAGCACCGTCCGGCGGGCCAGTCTGCACAACCGTGACGAACTGGAGCGCAAGGATGTCCGTATCGGCGACACGGTGGTTGTCCGCAAGGCCGGCGACATCATTCCCGAGATCGTCTGTTCTCTTTCCGAAGAGCGGAAGGGTGACGAAGAGCCCTTCGTATTTCCCGATCACTGTCCCGTCTGCGGGGCCGAGGCGGTACGCATCCCCGGCGAGGTGGCGGTCCGCTGTCCGAACCGCTCCTGTCCGGCGCAGCTGAAGGAGGGGGTCTTCCACTTCGCCTCCCGGGGCGGGATGAACATCATCGGTCTCGGCGAGAAGATCGTCAACCAGCTGGTGGAGAAGGATATGGTCCGGGACTTCGCCGACCTCTACCATCTGACGCCGGAGGAGCTCCAGGGGCTGGAGCGCATGGGAGCCGTCTCTTCGGAGAAGCTGGTCGGGCAGATCGAAGTGTCGAAGGAGCGTTCTCTGGACCACCTTCTCTACGCACTGGGGATCCGGTACGTGGGGGCCAAGATCGCCGCCACCCTGGCCGGGCATTTCCGGGGCATGGAGGCCCTCCGGGGCGCCTCGGAGGAGGATCTCCTCGATGTGGAAGGCATCGGTCCACGGATCGCGGTGTCCCTGCGGGCGTTCTTCGAGGACGGGCAGAACCTGCAGACCATCAGGCGGCTGAAGGAGGCTGGCGTGGCCATGTCACTGCCGGAGGAGCACGGCGCAGAGGAGCGCTCCCTGGAGGGAATGCGGTTTGTCCTCACCGGAGAATTGCAGAGCCACACCAGGCGGGAGGCCCAGGAGCGCATCGAGGCCCTGGGCGGCAGGGTGATCGGTAGCGTGAGCTCCCGTACCGACTACGTGGTGGCCGGCGAGAAGCCGGGGAGCAAGATGACGAAAGCACAGGAACTGGGCGTCGCCGTTCTGGATGAACAGGCCTTTCTGCATTTGTTGGGAGAGGCCTGA
- the lysS gene encoding lysine--tRNA ligase, translating into MFTKGADLMVAQDGNSSERHMAPEEEILQQRMEKLRRLREEEGYDPFAVPGWEREHTLGYVLEHYESLGESGHADEEICTAGRAMSIRKHGKASFVHIEDERHRLQLYFQRDAVGEEAYGFFKKWVDVGDFLGIRGTPFRTRRGELSLQVTSYSLLSKALRPLPEKWHGLKDTEVRYRQRYVDLIANPRVREVFRARSRITQAFRRVLDAHDSLEVETPILSPIAGGANARPFITYHNALGTDLYMRIATELHLKRLIVGMLGRVYEIGRLFRNEGVDTMHNPEFTSMEVYWAYADYNDMMELCEELVVAAADAVGTRKVSYQGVDLSFEPPFRRATMVELVEQHTGVDFRTLGDDEEARSIAREHGIEIEGDETRFGLLAEFFEEFVEHHLVQPTFVLKHPVEISPLAKRDPEDPEFTDRFELFVYGSEVANAFSELNDPLDQKERFLAQQRRKEAGDDTSHPYDEDYVTALEYGLPPTGGMGIGMDRLTMFLTDSRSIRDVILFPTMKPRDL; encoded by the coding sequence ATGTTCACGAAGGGAGCGGACTTGATGGTTGCCCAGGACGGGAACAGCAGTGAAAGACACATGGCCCCGGAGGAGGAGATCCTCCAGCAGCGGATGGAGAAGCTCCGACGCCTCCGGGAGGAAGAGGGATACGACCCCTTCGCCGTCCCCGGGTGGGAACGGGAACACACCCTTGGGTACGTGCTGGAGCACTACGAATCATTGGGAGAAAGCGGCCACGCAGACGAGGAGATCTGCACCGCCGGGCGCGCCATGTCCATCCGGAAGCACGGCAAGGCTTCATTTGTTCATATCGAGGACGAGCGCCACAGGTTGCAGCTCTACTTCCAGCGGGACGCCGTCGGCGAGGAGGCCTACGGGTTTTTCAAGAAATGGGTGGATGTCGGCGATTTCCTCGGTATCAGAGGAACACCCTTCCGGACCAGGCGCGGCGAACTGTCGCTTCAGGTCACATCATACAGCTTGCTCTCCAAGGCGTTGCGACCCCTTCCCGAGAAGTGGCACGGCCTCAAGGATACGGAGGTCCGCTACCGACAGCGCTACGTGGACCTCATCGCCAATCCCCGGGTGCGGGAGGTCTTCCGGGCCCGGAGCCGGATCACCCAGGCCTTCCGCAGGGTGCTGGACGCCCACGACAGCCTGGAGGTGGAAACGCCCATTCTCTCTCCCATTGCCGGCGGCGCCAACGCCCGTCCCTTTATCACCTACCACAACGCCCTCGGCACGGATCTCTACATGCGTATCGCCACGGAGCTCCACCTCAAGAGGCTGATCGTGGGCATGCTGGGGCGGGTCTACGAGATCGGCCGGCTTTTCCGGAACGAAGGTGTGGACACCATGCACAATCCGGAATTCACCTCCATGGAGGTCTACTGGGCCTACGCCGACTACAACGACATGATGGAACTCTGCGAGGAGCTCGTCGTGGCCGCCGCAGACGCCGTGGGAACGCGGAAGGTCTCCTACCAGGGGGTGGATCTCTCCTTCGAGCCGCCCTTCAGGCGGGCCACCATGGTTGAGCTGGTGGAGCAGCACACCGGCGTGGATTTCCGTACCCTCGGCGACGACGAGGAGGCCCGTAGCATCGCCAGGGAGCACGGCATCGAGATCGAGGGCGACGAAACCCGGTTCGGTCTCCTCGCCGAGTTCTTCGAGGAGTTTGTGGAACACCATCTGGTGCAGCCCACCTTCGTGCTCAAGCACCCCGTGGAGATCTCGCCGCTGGCCAAACGCGATCCCGAGGATCCCGAGTTCACCGACCGCTTCGAACTCTTTGTCTATGGTTCGGAGGTGGCCAACGCCTTCAGCGAGCTCAACGACCCCCTGGACCAGAAGGAACGCTTCCTGGCACAGCAGCGCAGGAAGGAAGCAGGCGACGACACCTCCCATCCCTACGACGAGGACTACGTAACCGCCCTGGAGTACGGACTGCCGCCCACCGGCGGTATGGGAATCGGCATGGACAGGCTGACCATGTTTCTCACCGACTCCCGTTCCATTCGGGATGTGATCCTCTTTCCCACCATGAAGCCGAGGGATCTGTAG
- the gatA gene encoding Asp-tRNA(Asn)/Glu-tRNA(Gln) amidotransferase subunit GatA yields the protein MEFWELPAWRIVEQVCRGESSVAEVVDAAIARMERLEPELNAVVTPMAASARTQAARLDSEYAAGREPGPLAGVPVLVKDNMCTEGVPTSCGSKMLAEWRPPYDATVVELLRSADAVVIGKTNMDEFAMGSSTENSAFGPTSNPHDTTRVPGGSSGGSAAGVAAGYVPLALGSDTGGSIRQPAAYCGIQGLKPTYGLVSRWGLVAFASSLDQIGPLARDVGDLALAMDVIAKPDARDATCRGMERPRYLDALEEDSLHGRRIGLVQEFEGYDVDPELKRSVAHTAGLCEKAGAELVSISLPRTITYGLASYYIIAPAEASSNLARYDGVRYGMRRDADSLIEQYYTTRREGFGPEVKRRILTGTYVLSSGYYDAYYLTAQKVRQVILAELEEAFRGVDAILMPTCPSLPVKKGELLDDPISMYMLDVFTLPVNLAGLPGLSLYSGMSEGGLPLGVQLVGSHWSEMTLLGIASVLQSSFGVPSITPKGGERA from the coding sequence ATGGAGTTCTGGGAGTTGCCCGCCTGGAGGATTGTCGAGCAGGTGTGTCGCGGCGAAAGCTCTGTCGCCGAGGTGGTGGACGCCGCCATTGCGCGGATGGAACGCCTCGAGCCTGAGCTCAATGCTGTCGTCACCCCGATGGCCGCATCGGCACGCACGCAGGCCGCAAGGCTGGACAGTGAATACGCCGCAGGACGGGAGCCCGGTCCGCTGGCAGGCGTCCCTGTCCTTGTCAAGGACAACATGTGTACCGAAGGGGTCCCAACCTCCTGTGGGAGCAAGATGCTCGCAGAGTGGCGTCCACCCTACGACGCCACGGTGGTGGAGCTGCTCCGGAGTGCCGATGCCGTGGTGATCGGCAAGACCAACATGGACGAGTTCGCCATGGGAAGCTCGACGGAAAACTCCGCCTTCGGCCCCACCTCGAACCCTCACGACACCACACGGGTCCCCGGCGGCAGCTCCGGGGGAAGCGCCGCCGGCGTGGCCGCCGGGTACGTGCCGCTGGCGCTGGGGAGCGATACGGGGGGATCGATCCGCCAGCCCGCCGCCTACTGTGGCATCCAGGGGCTGAAGCCCACCTACGGCCTGGTCAGTCGCTGGGGTCTGGTCGCCTTCGCTTCGTCGCTGGATCAGATCGGTCCTTTGGCCCGGGATGTCGGCGATCTGGCGCTGGCCATGGATGTGATCGCCAAACCCGACGCCAGGGACGCCACCTGCCGCGGCATGGAACGCCCCCGCTATCTCGACGCCCTGGAGGAGGATTCTCTCCACGGACGGCGGATCGGACTGGTTCAGGAATTCGAGGGCTACGATGTTGACCCCGAGCTGAAACGTTCGGTGGCGCATACGGCGGGCCTCTGCGAGAAGGCCGGCGCGGAGCTGGTTTCCATCTCCCTGCCCAGGACGATCACCTACGGTCTGGCCAGCTACTACATCATCGCCCCTGCCGAAGCGAGCTCCAACCTCGCACGCTACGACGGGGTGCGCTACGGCATGCGCCGGGACGCCGACTCGCTGATCGAACAGTACTACACCACCCGTCGGGAGGGATTCGGTCCGGAGGTCAAGCGCCGGATTCTCACCGGCACCTATGTGCTCAGCTCGGGCTACTACGACGCCTACTACCTGACGGCCCAGAAGGTCCGCCAGGTGATCCTCGCCGAACTCGAGGAGGCCTTCCGGGGTGTGGACGCCATCCTCATGCCGACCTGCCCGTCGCTGCCCGTGAAAAAAGGCGAACTGCTCGACGATCCCATCAGCATGTACATGCTCGATGTCTTCACCCTTCCGGTGAACCTGGCGGGCCTTCCGGGGCTCTCGCTCTATTCGGGCATGTCCGAAGGCGGACTCCCTCTGGGGGTGCAGTTGGTGGGAAGCCACTGGAGCGAGATGACGCTATTGGGCATCGCGTCGGTACTGCAGTCCAGCTTCGGGGTGCCCTCCATCACCCCGAAGGGGGGTGAGCGGGCATGA
- the gatC gene encoding Asp-tRNA(Asn)/Glu-tRNA(Gln) amidotransferase subunit GatC — MDVSAEDVRHVARLIRMEVGDDEIEPLRRHFSSILEHFQTLQEVDLQAVHPFALDRSAASPMREDEPQRWPERDRALQEAPMRDGDFFKVPRIVKEED; from the coding sequence ATGGATGTATCAGCCGAAGATGTGCGGCATGTAGCGCGGTTGATCCGTATGGAGGTAGGCGACGACGAGATCGAGCCGCTCCGGCGGCACTTCAGCTCCATACTGGAACATTTTCAAACCTTGCAGGAGGTGGATCTGCAGGCGGTCCACCCCTTCGCGCTGGACCGGTCCGCGGCTTCCCCGATGCGGGAGGATGAGCCGCAGAGGTGGCCGGAGAGGGACCGTGCCCTCCAGGAAGCCCCAATGCGGGACGGGGATTTCTTCAAGGTGCCCCGCATCGTGAAGGAGGAAGACTGA